CCGGTAAAATACAGAGCTGCCAGCAGATGCTCCACTGTTCTTACAGCAACGCCATCTTTTATCAAAGTAGTAGAAAAGTCAAACCCTTTTGCATACTCTATATTTGCAGGTATTACTGTACCATTTCTGACAAAATGTATACCCTCATCTGCCTGAGAAGGAATCAGTTTCAGTCTCACAGGCTGTCCTGAATGAAGTCCAATTCCCTGTATCTCTACTTCTCTTTTTATCGTTCTCTGGTTTATACAAAACATCCTTTATCTCCTAAAAACTTTTGACATATTAACATGCAATTTCTATACCATTTATAACTGTTATATTTTAAGCCTTTGTCCACAAACAAAATATGTTTTTTTGCAAAATCTCCAATAAAACTGGAATATAATAAATAACTAAAACAAAAGGCAGGGCTATATGGACAAAAATATAAACCTGAAAATCAAACTTAGCAGGATTTACAGAATAAAGAAAGATCTGATCAATGAGCTAAACAGACTCAGGTCTGATCTTAGCGAGATTGTAAAAAACCTGTATACAACAGAATCTGTTCCTGAGTCTGCAGAGTTTGCCTCTATCTTTAGAGATTTTGAGTACTCTCGACTCAGCAAAATAATAACAGAGTATGTAAACACACTGGAAAAACCCCAATCAGGAGAACCAGAAGAGATCTTTGAAAAAGAAGTAGAAAATATAAGAACAGTAATAAATGGAATTACTGTAGAACTATCAAACACGATAAAAAAGATAAATCAGTATATACAGAAAATCTCTGGAAATGGAGAAGAACTATCTCTGGAAAAGTTTATATATCAGCTCAGGTCAAAATTAGAAAAAAGTATAGACAGAGAGTTAAAAAAGGAGATAAAACCAGATTTAGATAAACTAAAAGAAAAATTACATTATCTGTACAGGTATGAAGATTACGGCAGCATAATGAACTTTTTAAAAACTTATGAGAGGGAAGTAAATATATACCTTTCCCAGAAGGGAGTAGAAAAGTTAGAAAAGATATTCCAGAGGTATAAAGAGGAATTTATAAAAGAACTCAGCAGATACCTATCTTCTTATATAAAAAGCCAGCAATCAAGGCAGAAGATAATACAGGAAGTAATAGAAATATTTGAGGACATTAATATAAAAAATCTTACTGTTACCTATACACTTCCAAACATAAATAAATATTTTGCCGGTCTCGCCCAGAACACAGGTATGTTAGATATTATTGTAGGAAATATAGAAAGCCCCCGATTTATCGGTATTGCTGTTGTTGGAACTCTTGTGTTTTTATCTGGCTTTTTTATGCCTCTCCCGGAAGGAGTAAAAGAGATAACTGTTCTTTCAGGACTTGCCATCATCATTTATGCATTCTTTGATTCTGCATTTTTCAACAAGTACTACATGAAAAAATACATAAAAGAAGTGAGAGAGAGCATAAAAGAAGAAATATTAGACAGCACAGATAATATTCTTTCCAAGATGAAAGAAAAGATGATACGGCTGAGCATGAAAGCTGAAGCCATCATAATTGCTTCTATTAAAAGGGAAACAAAAGCTGTAAGAGATTTTGAAAACTTTCTGATAAACCTGAGAAATGCCATAGAAAGATATATTTTCAAAGTATCAAATATAAGAAAAGAGTTAGAGCTTGAGCTGTCTGAGGAAGATTAATGCTTGATTTACAGTTTTTGAATGATAAAGCCTCAAAACTTGTACTTTTTTTAAAAAAAGTAGATAAGATCCTGAAAAATGGCAGAGAGGCTTTTATAACAACTCCTATATATCCTGATAGAACCCAGTACTATCTGATATCTGCCTATAATGAGCTTGAAGAGATATCCTGCCATCTTCTAAAAGAGATCACCGGAGAAAAACACAAAGGAAATTGCGTCCAAAAAATAGTAAAAGAACAGATCTTTTCAGAAAAACTAAACAGGATACTCACAGATTACTCCAACTATATATCAAAAATAATGGAAGACAACTTTAGTTACTCTCCTGAAGAACTGTACGCTATTGCTAAGGAGATCGTTAAAACATTACTTGAGATTTTTATAAAAGAACTTGCTGTAGTTGTCAAAGAGATCAGATCCCGTGAACCTAAACTTGCTATTCCAGTAAATATCAAAAAAATACAGGATCACGGAAAGGCTATAAAATCTTCTGTAAGAAAGATGTCAAACTTTTTGAACTTTCCGGAAGAAGAGTTCATCAACACACCTTTATTTATAGATAGAGCAAGATACTTCTCTGTAGTGGCAGTAGACAGCAGTTTGTGGATCTGCAGACATATAATGAGAAAAATGAAGAAAAAACCTGATAAAAATTGCTTTCTGAAGCTTTCAGAGGAAAGTATAATATCTGAAGAAACAGGAAAAAAGCTTCAGGAGTTTTCATCTCTAAGAGATACACTTGCAGATCCTACAAAAGAGATTGATCCGAAAAAACTGTACAGAATGCTAAAGGAGATAACACCTGTTTTTCTAAAGTTTTTATCCGAGATATCAAAAGCTCTATTTAAGAAAACTGTGCAGTGATGTTTCAGATAACATCCTTAAGAACTGGTCTTGAAGACAGCAATTTTTTTGTATAGGGGTGCTCAGGGCTGTCAAAAATGGAAAACACATCGCCTTCCTCTACAATTTCCCCTCTGTATATAACAAGAACTCTATCTGCGATCTCAGCAACTACTCCAAGATCATGTGTTATAAGTAAAATACTAACATCTGTATTATCCCTAAGACTTTTGAATAGCTTCAGTATCTGAGCAGAAACTGTAACATCTAATGCTGTAGTAGGTTCATCTGCAAGTAAAATAATAGGATTGTTTACTATACCTGAAGCTATCACAACTCTCTGTTTCAAACCACCTGAAAGCTCGTGGGGATACTGGTAAAATCTCCTTTCTACTTCAGGTATTCTCGCCTTTTCCATCGCTTCCATGGCTATTTTTTTTGCTTCACTGTACGAAACCTTCCTGTGTGCCATAACTGTCTCAACAATCTGGTCTCCAACCCTCATTAACGGATCAAGTACAGCTGAGGGTTCCTGAAAGATCATGGATATATGTCTGCCTCTAATTTTTCTTATGCTCTGCTCCGGTAAAGAGAGGAGATTTTCAATCTTTTCAGGATGCCACAGGGTTATCTGTCCTGAGACAGATGCATACACCGGCAGAAGTTTCAAGATAGAATAACAGGTAACACTCTTTCCTGAACCAGACTCTCCAACAAGGGCGACTATCTCCTTTCTATAAATATCAAAGGATATACCTTTAAGGGCTTCAACTGTCTGGTTTTCAATATTAAAAGAAACCCTAAGATCTTTTACAGAAAGGACGGTGGAGCCGTCCTTCTTTTTTTCTATCATTTTAATGCATCTAACACTTTATTTATCTGATCTGCTGTCATCCATCCAGAGACCATAATACCATAAGGGAAGATAATAGCAGGTGTTCCCCCAATACCTGCCTCACTACCAAATTTAAAATGCTCCTGTATCACTTTTTTGCCCTTTTCACACTCTTTCCCCAGCTGTGCAAGCTTTTTCTCATCTCTTTCCCTTACAGCTTTAAAACTTTTCTCAAGGATTTCTTTTTTCTTTTTGACAGATTCTTCACACACTATACGCTGAACAATCTTCTGTGCGTGTTTGTGGAAAGGAAGAGGGAAAAGTATAAGCTCAAACTTCACATCTTTTCTTTTTTCCAGTACCTTCATCATTTCAGTATCAAACTTTGCACAGAAAGGACATTCAGGATCTGTAACAACATAAACTGTCATTTTAGCTGCAGGATTTCCAAAAAGTATCAGATTTTCTTTAGGTATCTTTTTCAGATCAACTATTTTTATATCTGCAAATCTCTCTCCAAGAGCTTTTTTCAGTTTTTCTATCTTTTCTTTTCCAAGAACCTTCTCTAATTTTTTCATTTTTTCTTCAACAACTTTTTTCGCAAGCTCTCTGGCTCTTTCTCTTGTTATGCTCTTTTTCTCTTTAAGGTCTATTATCTCCCCTGTTATCAGATATCTTTCTGAACAATCAATATACACCGGAATCTGTCTTCCCCTTGCTTCAACAATAACCTCGTATAGACCTTTTACAGGAGATGGAGATACTTTTATGACCTTCGCCCCTCCCAATACTGGTTCAAGAGCATCCTTAACCTGCTGAACGCTTACCTTTTTTGCACATACATCACTCTGTGCGTACACACTCATACCGAAAACCAAAGATAAAAACAGCCCTAAAATGATTCTTTTCATAAGTTTCCTCCATTTTTCTAATTTTTTTATATAGTATAATATTTCTGTGAAGATTTTGTGATTTCATATCTGGAGGAGAAATGAAAGTAGCAGTAGGAAGCGATCACGCAGGATTCGAATACAAGGAGATAGTAAAAAATCACCTTCAAGAAAAAGGATACCAGATAATAGACAAAGGAACCTACTCAAAGGAAAGTGTAGATTACCCAGTTTTCGGTGAAGCCGTAGGAAAAGCTGTAGCCTCTGGAGAAGCCGATTTTGGTATCGTTATATGTGGAACTGGAATAGGCATATCTATATCTGCAAATAAAGTTCCTGGAGTAAGGGCAGCGCTCTGTACAAATGAATATATGGCAAGGATGGCAAGAAAACACAACAACGCAAATGTCCTCGCTTTTGGAGCAAGAGTTTTAGGAATTGATGTTGCTCTGGGTATTGTCGACCAGTTTTTTTCATCGGAATTTGAAGGAGGTAGACACGAAAGAAGAGTTAACCTTATATCTGAGATAGAAAAAGACCTTTGCGGTTAAACAGCCATAAGACTATCTTTATAATCTGCCCGTTATGCCTGATATAATAATTGATGATCTCAAAAATTTTTGCTATCAGGAGGTAAATAATTGTTAGAACATGTAAAATCAGTAGATCCGGAAATATTCAAAGCGTTATCCCTTGAATTCAAAAGACAGACTGAACACCTTGAGATGATAGCATCAGAAAACTACACATCTTATGCAGTCATGGAAACACAAGGTTCTGTTTTGACAAATAAGTACGCAGAGGGCTTACCCCATAAAAGATACTATGGTGGCTGTGAGTATGTTGATATCGCCGAAGATCTTGCTATAAAAAGGGTAAAAGAGATTTTTAACGCCGAGCACGCAAATGTACAGCCCCACTCAGGCTCTCAAGCGAATCAGGCTGTTTTCTTTTCACAACTAAAACCCGGAGATACAATTCTTGGAATGAGTCTTGCCCATGGCGGACACCTGACCCATGGTGCAAAGGTAAACTTATCTGGAATTGTTTTTAACTCCGTCCAGTACGGTGTAAATCCTGAAACAGAGCTTATAGATTATGATGAAGTTTATAGACTTGCGAAAGAACATAAACCAAAAATGATAATTGCAGGGGCGTCGGCATATTCAAGGGTTATCCACTGGGATAAATTCAGAGAGATAGCAGATGAAGTAGGAGCCCTCCTTATGGTAGATATGGCTCATTATGCAGGTCTGATAGCTGGAGGGGCATACCCTTCACCTGTACCATATGCAGACTTTGTCACATCTACTACCCATAAAACATTAAGAGGTCCACGGGGAGGATTTATCCTTTCCAAAGAGCAGTACGCAAAGGATATAGATAAATGGGTATTCCCGAGATTGCAGGGAGGACCACTTATGCACGTAATCGCAGCAAAAGCTGTGGCATTTAAAGAAGCAATGTCTCCACAGTTCAGACAGTATGCTATCCAGACTGTGAAAAATGCACAGGTTCTTGCTGAAGAACTAAAAGCTGAAGGTTTGAGAATAGTATCTGGAGGAACAGATTCTCACATAGTTCTTGTTGATTTAAGACCCCTTGGAGTCAAGGGAAATCAGGCAGAAGAAGCCCTTGGGAAAGCCAATATAACTGTTAACAAAAATGCGATACCATTTGATCCAGAAAAACCTATGGTAACTTCAGGAATAAGACTGGGAACAGCTGCCCTTACCACAAGGGGAATGAAAGAGGAAGACATGAGAAGAATAGCAAAGAATATCGTAAAAGTTCTGAAAAATATAGATAATGAAAAGGTTATTCAGGAAGTAAAAGAGGATGTGTTATCCCTGTGTTCTTCTTATCCTCTTTATCCTGAATGGACTAAAGATTACTTAGGTTGAAAATGAAGATACTGCCTTTTTATAAGAAGATAAATATTTTTACAAAGGCAAGTGAAGAAGCAAGAGAGTTTTCAAGAAGGTTAAAAAACTGGTTAAACAGTTATGCCATAGAGTCTGAGATATTTGAGAATCTTGCAGAGCTTGAACATGAAGAAAATATGAAAAATTCTGACCTTCTTATTGTTGTGGGAGGGGATGGGTCTCTACTTATAGCGACAAGAAGAGTTGCAAGATACCAGTTACCTGTATTAGGTATAAATTTAGGGCGACTGGGATTTCTGACAGAAATAAATGCTGACGAAGCTTTTGAAAAACTTGAGGACATACTGTCTAAACCTCTGTGTATATCCAGAAGAATGATGCTTAGAGCTTCCCTTATAAGAGATGGAAAGAAAATATTAGAAGCAGATGTCCTTAATGACGTTGTTGTAAACAAAGCTATACTTGCCAGAATAGTTGATGTAGCAGTTTATCAGGGAAATACATACATAACTACTTATAACGGAGACGGAATAATAATCGCAACACCAAACGGTTCAACAGCATACGCTCTATCTGCAGGGGGACCTATTGTCTATCCTATGATGGAGATATTCCTTGTTGTCCCAATATGCCCCCACACATTAACAGACAGACCGTTAATTCTTCCTCCTTTTGAGCCTATTACAATAGAACTTGTTGCAGAGGAAAAAGATGCGTGGCTAACACTTGACGGTCAGGAAGGTACACAGCTTAAATACGGTGATAAAATCGTTGTAAAACAGTCTCCCCATTATGCATATCTTGTAAGAACGCCCAATAAAAACTACTTTGATATTCTCAGAGAAAAATTAGACTGGAAGTGATATGTTCCGGGTAGGTATAGGATTTGATATCCACAGATTAGAAAAAGGAAAAAAATTAGTGATAGGCGGTGTTGAGATCCCTTCAGAATATGGTTTCAAAGCCCATTCTGACGGTGATATCTTTTTCCACGCCCTGACAGATGCTTTGCTGGGAGCCGTAGGATACGGTGATATAGGACAGCTGTTTCCTGATACAGAAAGAAAATGGGAAAACACCCCAAGCAGAGTATTCCTTGAGGAAGCCAACAGAATAATAAATGAAAAGGGATACTCAGTTCTGAACATAGACGGTTTTATAGTGATACAAAGACCTAAAATACTCCCTTACAGAGAAAAAATCATACAAAACACAGCAGAAATACTTAATATAGAACCAGAGAGGGTATTTATAAAAGGAAAAACCTACGAAAAAATAGGAGAAGTCGGTGAAGGAAAAGCAGCATTTGCTGAAGTGGTTGTTCTATTAAAGAAGGAGGTAAAAAATGAAAACGATTAATCTAAAGACTACCATACAACAAGTTTTGAGAAAATACCCATTTACCCAGAAATTTTTTAACAGCAAAAATATGTACTGTAATATATGTGCCTGTAAGAAACATGAGACAATTTTTCAGGCTGCCATAAATTATGGACATGACCCTGAACAGTTCCTGCAGGAACTGAAAGAGTTCATAGCTAAAAATGAAAAATCTAAAACAAGCTAAAAAGATTCTAAAAACGGTAAAAAACTACGATGATAAGCTGCTTTCCCGCACAACAGGTCTGTCTGAAACCCTGTCTCAGTTATTAAAAGATTACCTCCCAGAAGGGCTTTTGGATGATATCAAAGAGATAGACAAACTTACTGTCCAGAAAAAGAGAGCTTTGATTGATTATATCTCAAAGGCTGTAGAACAGATAAAATTAGAAGAAGAGGAAAAAAAAGAAAAAACGGTAAACCTTCTCCCCCTTGAAAAGTTCTTCAGTATCCAGATAAAAGATTTAAAGCTCCTTAAACCCATAGAGAAAAGAGCATTTAAAAAAGTAGGTATTCAAAACCTGTACGATGCTCTCTTTTTTTTCCCAAAAAGATACGACGACAGAAGATTTAAATCTTTATCTAAGATAAAAGATGGAGAAACAGGGCTCTTTAGGTTAGAAGTGTTAGATATAAAAAAGATAAACAGAGGGAAACTGAAGGTTCAGGTTTTTCTGAAACAGGGAGATAAAAAACTAAACGCATTCTTTGTACATGACAAACCCTTTTTGTTCAGTTACTTCAGAAAAGGTAAAGAAGTGATTCTTTACGGAAAAGTCTCAGTCTATGGAAAAGATATATCCATTATCCAGCCAGAGATTTACAATCAGTTTGACCCTGTAATAATGGACAGAATTGTTCCGGTATACTCGCTAAGGGGAGATTCTACAGTAAAAATCACTTCTCAGACAATAAATCATCTCAGGAGAGGAATTTTCAAAATATTAAAAGAATATCTACCTCTTTTTCCAGAGTATATGCCGGAAAACATAAGAAAAAAGTACAAACTTCCTGGGATAACCGAAGCTCTAAAAAAGGTACACTTTCCAGATATATCTGAAAATATAAAAGATCTAAATAATCTCCAGACACGACCTCAGACAAGAGTTATATTTGACGAACTTTTTATACTTGAGCTTGCTTACGCATACAGAAAGAATCTCCTGAAGGAAAATCCTGCTGAAGCTATAAAAACAGATAATAACTTTACAGAAAAATTCGAAAGTATCCTTCCTTTTAAACTGACAGAAGACCAGAAAAAAGCCATAAAAGATATTCTCAACGATATATCAAAGCCATCTCCTATGAACAGGATGGTTCAGGGAGATGTAGGAAGCGGAAAAACTGTAGTTGCGATTGCCGCGTCCCTTGCAGTAGCACAATCAGGTAATCAGGTTGCCGTTATGGCTCCTACAGAGATACTGGCACAACAGCATTACAGAAATTTTAAAAATATCTTAGGAGAAACAGTAGAGATTTATCTGCTCACAGGAAGTACACCAAATAAAGAGAAAAAAAAGATATACAGAAAAATGGAAACAGGAGAAGCGAAGATAGTCATCGGGACACATGCTCTTATTCAGGATGAAGTAAAATTTAAAAATCTTGCCCTTGTTATAGTAGATGAACAGCACAGATTCGGTGTAGAGCAGAGAAAAGCCCTGATTGAAAAATCGGGAAAAGTTCCCCATGTTCTTGTAATGACAGCTACCCCCATACCAAGAACATTAGCTTTGACATACTTTGGAGATCTTGATGTTTCTGTTATAAAGCAGCTACCGTCAGGAAGGAAAAAGGTTGAAACAATGATCTATTATGAAGATGAAAGGGAAGTAATGAACTCTTTTATAAGAAAAGAGTTGGAGAAAGGCAGACAGGTGTTTGTTGTTTATCCTTTGATTGAGGATTCTGAGAAAATAGATCTAAAATCAGCTGAAGAAGGCTTCAAAAAATGGAAAGAAGCCTTTCCTGATAGAAAAGTGATACTGCTTCACGGCAGGATGAGTCAGGAAGAAAAAGACAGGATAATGGAGGATTTCAGGAACAAAAAGGCTGATATTCTTGTTTCTACCACAGTTATAGAAGTTGGAGTAGATATTCCAAATGCTTCTGTCATGGTTATCGAGGATGCCTACAGATTTGGTCTTTCCCAGATACATCAGCTAAGGGGAAGGGTAGGAAGAGGCAAATACAAAGGATACTGTTTCCTTGTAGTACCTGAAGAGTTCAAATACAGATCAGACAGCCCAGAGATAGAGAAAAAAAGAGAAAAAGCCCTTCAAAGACTAAAAATCCTCGTAAGTACAACTGATGGATTTAAGATAGCAGAGGAGGATTTTAAACTGAGGGGAAGTGGAGATATTATAGGAACAGCCCAGTCAGGTAAATTTTACTTTGGGCTTGCAGATCCTACAAGAGAAAGGGACAGTAAAATCCTCGAATATGCAAAAAAGGAAGCTGAAAAGTTAATAGAAGAGGATCCTCATCTTGAGAAGAATCCTCTTCTTAAAGAGTTAGTTTATAGAAAATATGGAGACAGGTTTAATCTAGTAAATATTGCTTGAGATTTTCCACGTCTAGACTCTCTCCTATATACGATCCTTCTGCAAACTCAAACCCAATATCTTTAACAAAATCAAACACTTCTTCAGAATCTACCCCAGAGGCGATTGTTTTTATCCCAAACTCATTACTTATTGCCAGAACTCCTTTGAGAATTCTTTTCCTCTTTGCAGAGTAAATAGAAGTTTTAATAAAGGAACTGTTTATTTTTATGTACTGGAACATGTCATGTTCTATCATTCTTGTAAGCATTTTTATAGATGTGTTTCCTACCCCAAAATTGTCTAAACAAAACTTTAGGTTATAGTTGTTTTTCAGCTCTAATATATTGCTATAACTGTTATTAAATGTATTCTCCGTAACCATAAAAACAGTTCTGTCTTTTATATACATAATATCCTTTGTTATTTTATCTTCAGGAAGATTGAGCACCCTGTCTAAAGTAGTCTGCCTCAGTCTTACAAAAATTGTCTTATCTGTGTTTGGATAAACTTTTCTCTTGATTATATCAAACAGTTTCTGATCTATTTTTCTGAGTACGTTATCTATTGAAGCATTCTCCATAAGATAACATATATCTTTTTCATCTATCTCATCAAAACTACAAACCACCTGATGACCATGGACAGACAGTTCCTGAAGATCTTTTATTGGTTTTAACTGAAGATTGAGCTTTCCTTCCTCAAGACTTTTCTTTATTTTTTTCTCAAGCTCTATGTACTTTGTGTACATAACAGGCTGATTTCTCAGAATTACAAAATTTCTCTTTCCGCCCTCTTTAAGATGCATAAGGAGATCTTCCATCTGAAGTAGAATCTTTTCGAGGTCTTTTGTATCTTCCTTTGATATTTTTCTAACTGCAAAAATTATTTTTGGAACGAAGAAGCTCTCCTCATCAGGTGTAGGTATTCTTATAGATTTTACAAAGTTAAGGAATTTTCTGAGGATATGTCTGTTTACTATATCATCTTTTACAAACAGACCAAATTTATTACCTCCTATCTTACTCAGAACAAAATCAAATCCCATCTCTTCCAATTTGTCTTTAAGTTTCTTAGAAAACTCTCTTAGAACTTTACTTCCAAACTCATATCCGTACATCTCGTTAGCATACATAAGATTGGCAACTTCTATATTTATCAGGGTGTACTCCTGTCCTTTTTCCATCTGATTTAATGCTTCTCTTACAATCTGTAAGAATCTTCTCTTCTTAACCAGACCTGTAACAATATCGTACTCGTAAATCTCCTGAAGTTTCTTGTAAGCCTCCTCAAGCTCCTTGTTTTTCTTCTCAAGCTCTTCCTGAACTCTAACAAACTCTGTTATATCTCTGGATATTCCTAAAATAGCTATAATTTTTCCGGTTTTATCATAGATCGGTGTCTTTATCACATCAAATATGATCTCTCTCCCATCTGCCGCCTTTATCTTTTCTACAGAGTGGGAAGATTTTTTACTCTCTAAAGCTTTCATATCAGAAAAGATACACTCCTTTGCCACATCAGCAGGAAGAACTTCAATATCGCTTTTCCCTATAAGGTCTTCTTTCTTAAGCCCAAATAAATTGGCAAAAGCCTGATTTACATAAATTATCCTCAGATTCAGATCTTTTATCCAGATAGGGTCTGGGGTTGTATCCAGAACCTTTGTGAACAACACCTGTAATTTATCCTTCCACTCCTCACTCAGCCAGTCGATATTCTTGTAAATCTCATCTTTAAAAACATTTTCCTCAAGATAAAGAACTTCTTCAAGAAGCTTGCTTATAAGTTTAGAAACAGAATAGCTCTTTTCCTTAGAGAGCTCTTTCAACTTTGACAGTAGCTCTCTATCAATCGCTATACTTAAAACCGTCTTCTTTGCAGCCATTTGCCTCCCCGCCTTATTAAAAATGATAATTATTAACAATCTACTAACAAATTATATAACAAATATTTTAAATTGAAAATATGTTCTTGTATATTGTCTTTAATCAAGTTATTATTAATAGAGATAAAGCGAAATTGGGGGAGTATATGTTAAAAGTGCTTTATGCACTTATTTTAGGAGTGACGATAGTATTAATAAATATATATTATTATGGACTTCAAAAAACAATAATCTATTCACAGGTAATTCCCAATATTATTGCTTTTATAGCAATTTTAGCAGGATTTTATCTTTCGGATAAACTAAAAAATCTTCCCTCTGTATACAACAATGTCAATTTAGGTTTTGTGTTTATTATCATATCCCATGCAAACCTTATAGCATTTTTTATCACCAACCAACCCCTGCAGGTGCTTTCTGTAACAGAATTTTTTGTAAAACTTCCGGGAATAGCACTTGTTCTTATTGGAATGAAAAACTGGCTGAAAATCAAAGAAGAAAGGGAACATAAGCTGAAAGAACAGGAAGAAAAATGGAAAGGAATCGTTGAAGGTATAAAGGATATTATAGTGATAATACAGGACAATAAAGTTAAATATATAAATCCAAACGTAAAAGATATCCTCGGTGTAAAACCTGAAGATATAATAGGAAAAAATCTCTCTAATCTTATACACAGAGAAGATATAGAAAAGTTGTTATCAAACAAAAAAACCCCTCAGAAAATAAAACTAAAATCAAAAAACGGGCAGATAAAAGTATTTGAAGTAAATCCCTCTTACATTACATACGAAGGTAAGCCTGCTGTTCTCGGAATACTTAGAGATATAACAGATAAAGTTCAGAAAGAACAGGAACTGTTAAAAACAAAAGAAGCTCTGGAAGAGATAAGAGAGAAACTCCACGCAGCCCAGAAGGCTGCAAAGGTCGGATACTGGGAGATACATCTTCCTGATCTGAATGTCAAACTCTCAGAGGAAGCTATGGCTATTTTTGAAGAAACAGAAAAGGCAGACAGTATCCCTTTTGAACAGTTCTTAGAGTATGTGAATCCCAAAGAAAAAAATGAGATAAAAGAAAAAAGATTAACGGCTATTACCAGTCTGGTGCCTTACGAGGCTGAATAC
This genomic stretch from Persephonella hydrogeniphila harbors:
- a CDS encoding EAL domain-containing protein — encoded protein: MAAKKTVLSIAIDRELLSKLKELSKEKSYSVSKLISKLLEEVLYLEENVFKDEIYKNIDWLSEEWKDKLQVLFTKVLDTTPDPIWIKDLNLRIIYVNQAFANLFGLKKEDLIGKSDIEVLPADVAKECIFSDMKALESKKSSHSVEKIKAADGREIIFDVIKTPIYDKTGKIIAILGISRDITEFVRVQEELEKKNKELEEAYKKLQEIYEYDIVTGLVKKRRFLQIVREALNQMEKGQEYTLINIEVANLMYANEMYGYEFGSKVLREFSKKLKDKLEEMGFDFVLSKIGGNKFGLFVKDDIVNRHILRKFLNFVKSIRIPTPDEESFFVPKIIFAVRKISKEDTKDLEKILLQMEDLLMHLKEGGKRNFVILRNQPVMYTKYIELEKKIKKSLEEGKLNLQLKPIKDLQELSVHGHQVVCSFDEIDEKDICYLMENASIDNVLRKIDQKLFDIIKRKVYPNTDKTIFVRLRQTTLDRVLNLPEDKITKDIMYIKDRTVFMVTENTFNNSYSNILELKNNYNLKFCLDNFGVGNTSIKMLTRMIEHDMFQYIKINSSFIKTSIYSAKRKRILKGVLAISNEFGIKTIASGVDSEEVFDFVKDIGFEFAEGSYIGESLDVENLKQYLLD
- the recG gene encoding ATP-dependent DNA helicase RecG gives rise to the protein MKNLKQAKKILKTVKNYDDKLLSRTTGLSETLSQLLKDYLPEGLLDDIKEIDKLTVQKKRALIDYISKAVEQIKLEEEEKKEKTVNLLPLEKFFSIQIKDLKLLKPIEKRAFKKVGIQNLYDALFFFPKRYDDRRFKSLSKIKDGETGLFRLEVLDIKKINRGKLKVQVFLKQGDKKLNAFFVHDKPFLFSYFRKGKEVILYGKVSVYGKDISIIQPEIYNQFDPVIMDRIVPVYSLRGDSTVKITSQTINHLRRGIFKILKEYLPLFPEYMPENIRKKYKLPGITEALKKVHFPDISENIKDLNNLQTRPQTRVIFDELFILELAYAYRKNLLKENPAEAIKTDNNFTEKFESILPFKLTEDQKKAIKDILNDISKPSPMNRMVQGDVGSGKTVVAIAASLAVAQSGNQVAVMAPTEILAQQHYRNFKNILGETVEIYLLTGSTPNKEKKKIYRKMETGEAKIVIGTHALIQDEVKFKNLALVIVDEQHRFGVEQRKALIEKSGKVPHVLVMTATPIPRTLALTYFGDLDVSVIKQLPSGRKKVETMIYYEDEREVMNSFIRKELEKGRQVFVVYPLIEDSEKIDLKSAEEGFKKWKEAFPDRKVILLHGRMSQEEKDRIMEDFRNKKADILVSTTVIEVGVDIPNASVMVIEDAYRFGLSQIHQLRGRVGRGKYKGYCFLVVPEEFKYRSDSPEIEKKREKALQRLKILVSTTDGFKIAEEDFKLRGSGDIIGTAQSGKFYFGLADPTRERDSKILEYAKKEAEKLIEEDPHLEKNPLLKELVYRKYGDRFNLVNIA